In Pirellulales bacterium, the DNA window GGCCCGAGCGACCGTTTATCTTTTGCGCCCCGGACCCGGATATTGTGGCTGTGGCTTTTGGGGCATTGTGCCTCGAGACACAGAGGCACAAGCGCTGCTGCCTCGGTCGCTGTTTCGTTTCACCGCACGTTATAGAAAGCACGATGAGACAGGCGAGCGAGTGTCACCATGGTGCGGAGAGGACGGGTCCCTCAATTGAACAGCGAGCCCCGTGGTCCCCACGGGGCTTCGGTAAGCTCGGCACATTTCGCTTGGGCGAAATCGTTACCTGACCTTGAGGTTGACCGCGGATTCCTTCCCGCGATTGCTCTCGATCTCGTATTCGACGGTCTGCCCCTCATTGAGCGAACTAAGGCCGGCCCGTTCTACGGCCGAGATGTGAACGAACACGTCCTTGCCGCCGCCGCCGGAAGGCTGAATGAAACCGTAGCCCTTTGTCGGATTGAACCACTTCACAGTACCTGATGGCATTTTCGCGTCTCCATAACGATGGCCCA includes these proteins:
- a CDS encoding cold-shock protein; translated protein: MPSGTVKWFNPTKGYGFIQPSGGGGKDVFVHISAVERAGLSSLNEGQTVEYEIESNRGKESAVNLKVR